In a genomic window of Hippoglossus stenolepis isolate QCI-W04-F060 chromosome 15, HSTE1.2, whole genome shotgun sequence:
- the si:ch211-103f14.3 gene encoding zona pellucida-like domain-containing protein 1 yields the protein MSIPRMVKMNLVSLFFLVSMVAKSHQLTCQNELRRPEYSDISVECGTSSISLAILICPVVYTGYNESLLILNHLFNKPECKGTLDESVTPPVVRFTFPINMTNACGSNFLTTSAAGTGMFADFSNIQTVNVSGVVRSHDPTTGVVTYNAELKYFYSCAYPLEYLINNTLVEVSASSIAVTDKNGSFVSTLTMEIFNDGNYTTPLDIPPLGLELRTTIYVQVQAANLTAQYHVLMDRCYASISPNPTNSTFFNLFVPCSRDQMTTMYDNGDSHHARFSFPAFRFVEQQNQTVSTYYLHCITRLCEISTCSGFKQCNRRRRRDVDPTDASEATILSSIPIVTKNDESLASKEEAVSGTDSDSDSDSRMGLGIAVGVLTLAVIVVVAAAAILYRRNRHF from the exons ATGTCCATACCAAGGATGGTAAAAATGAACCTTGTCAGCCTTTTCTTCTTGGTATCCATGGTGGCCAAAAGCCATCAGTTAACTTGCCAGAATGAGCTTCGACGCCCAG AATACTCTGACATCTCAGTTGAATGTGGCACATCCTCAATTAGCCTGGCTATCCTCATCTGCCCTGTTGTCTACACTGGCTACAATGAGTCACTGCTCATCCTCAACCACCTTTTCAACAAGCCAGAGTGTAAAGGAACCTTGGATGAATCTGTCACCCCGCCTGTTGTCAGGTTCACCTTCCCCATCAACATGACCAACGCTTGTGGAAGCAACTTCCTG ACCACCAGTGCAGCTGGCACAGGGATGTTTGCTGACTTCTCCAACATCCAGACGGTTAATGTCAGTGGTGTGGTGCGCTCCCATGATCCAACCACGGGAGTAGTCACCTATAACGCTGAGCTCAAATATTTTTATTCCTGTGCTTACCCTCTTGAGTATCTCATCAACAACACCCTGGTGGAAGT GTCAGCATCTTCCATTGCAGTTACGGACAAAAATGGAAGCTTTGTCAGTACTTTGACTATGGAAATCTTTAAT GACGGGAACTACACAACTCCTCTGGACATACCACCGCTGGGATTAGAGCTGAGGACCACCATCTATGTCCAGGTCCAAGCAGCCAACCTGACTGCTCA GTACCATGTTCTTATGGACCGATGCTATGCTTCCATCTCTCCTAATCCCACAAACTCCACCTTCTTCAATCTGTTTGTCCC GTGCTCTAGGGATCAGATGACCACCATGTATGACAACGGGGACAGTCACCATGCCCGTTTCTCCTTCCCGGCCTTCAGGTTCGTTGAACAGCAGAACCAGACAGTGTCCACTTATTACCTACACTGTATCACCAGGCTTTGTGAGATCAGCACCTGCAGTGGTTTTAAG CAATgtaacaggaggaggagaagggacgTTGATCCCACTGATGCCTCTGAAGCTACCATCCTATCCTCTATTCCCATTGTCACCAAAAATGACGAAT CACTGGCATCTAAGGAGGAAG CTGTATCCGGCACTGACTCGGACTCGGACTCGGACTCCAGGATGGGTCTCGGGATAGCTGTGGGTGTCCTCACTCTGGCCGTCATTGTGGTTGTGGCTGCAGCAGCCATCCTCTACAGgaggaacagacacttttaa
- the zpld1a gene encoding zona pellucida-like domain-containing protein 1a, with protein MEHIHLILLLFSKALSAGAQFNGFNCDANFHSRFPAERDISVYCGVQTITLKINFCPVLFSGYTDTDLALNGRQGDAHCRGFINNNTFPTVVIFSISLASLESCGNALVVSTAQGPNAYGNLSLVQIGNISGYIDTPDPPTVISYLPGLLYKFSCSYPLEYLVNNTQLASSAAAISVKDSNGTFISTLNLLLYNDSSYVQQLSIPMAGLTLKTRVFAAVKATNLDRRWNVLMDYCYTTPSGNPNDDLRYDLFFSCEKDPQTTVFENGKSQMGRFAFEVFRFVKHKNQKMSTVFLHCVTKLCRADDCPLLMPICGSRKKRDISEGKESASGNAVLTAGPIITRIDETPTNNSQLAHLKAPVFQMNTVTSALISGVIILGVMSVCFFIFSLTLLKGKTPPVSSLSGVRNPAFN; from the exons ATGGAACATATACATTTGATTCTTTTACTCTTTAGTAAGGCCTTATCAGCTGGAGCTCAGTTTAATGGATTCAACTGTGATGCCAACTTTCACAGCCGCTTTCCCG cggAGAGGGATATTAGTGTCTACTGTGGGGTGCAGACCATCACCCTCAAAATCAACTTCTGCCCTGTCCTCTTCTCCGGCTACACTGACACTGACCTGGCCCTCAATGGTCGCCAAGGAGATGCTCACTGCCGTGgattcatcaacaacaacacctTTCCTACTGTTGTAATCTTTAGTATCAGCCTGGCATCACTGGAGTCCTGTGGCAACGCCTTAGTG GTGTCCACGGCACAAGGACCCAATGCTTATGGGAACCTGTCACTGGTGCAGATTGGTAACATATCAGGGTACATTGATACACCGGATCCTCCCACTGTCATCAGCTACTTGCCCGGTCTGCTCTACAAGTTTAGCTGCAGTTACCCACTGGAATACCTGGTCAACAACACACAGCTGGCCTC GTCAGCAGCTGCAATCTCAGTGAAGGACAGCAATGGTACCTTCATCAGCACGTTGAATCTCCTGCTTTACAAT GACTCCTCGTACGTCCAGCAGCTGTCCATCCCCATGGCAGGACTGACCCTGAAGACACGGGTGTTTGCAGCTGTGAAAGCCACTAACCTGGACAGGAG ATGGAACGTGCTAATGGACTACTGTTACACCACGCCCTCTGGAAACCCCAACGATGACCTCCGCTATGACCTTTTCTTTAG CTGTGAAAAAGACCCTCAGACCACCGTCTTTGAGAATGGGAAGAGCCAAATGGGTCGCTTTGCCTTTGAAGTATTCCGCTTTGTAAAGCACAAGAACCAGAAGATGTCCACTGTTTTCCTGCACTGCGTCACCAAGCTGTGTCGAGCAGATGACTGTCCGTTGCTCATGCCA ATTTGTGGCAGCAGGAAAAAACGGGACATCTCCGAGGGAAAAGAATCAGCATCTGGAAATGCTGTTCTGACTGCCGGGCCCATCATCACTCGGATTG ATGAAACGCCAACCAACAACTCTCAGCTGG CCCATTTGAAAGCTCCAGTGTTTCAGATGAACACGGTGACCAGCGCCCTCATCTCAGGCGTGATCATCTTGGGGGTCATGAGCGtctgtttcttcatcttctccctcaccctcctcaaAGGCAAGACCCCTCCTGTCAGCAGCCTGTCTGGAGTCCGCAACCCCGCCTTCAACTGA